CCACAACCTCATCAACGCGGCGCTGCGCGAGCCCGCCTGCCCCGCCGCCTCCGTGCTGCTGCTGCACggcgccggggcgccccgcgcccgcccgccccgcgccggccccctcTCCTGCCGCTCCATCCTGGCCGACCGCGAGCTGGAGGGTGAACTCAGCGACTCGTCCGGCGACGGGCACTGGAGCCGTGAGCCGCCCGACGGCTCCCGAGCGCCGCGGCGAGCCCGCCgggccggcgccggccgcggctcCTACGGCGACTTCGCCGGCACGCCGCGCGCCAGCCCCGACCGGCGGCGCGTGGTGTCGGCgcccggcggcgaggcgggggaCTCGGCCGAGGGGCCGCCCTGGCGCCCCGAGCGCCTGAACTTGGACGCCGGCGacggcgccggccgccccggcggccaCCTCAAGAGGAACCACACGTTCAACAGCGGCGAGGTGCCGGCGGCCGGCGGCTAcggccggcccggcgcggccccccgggCGCTCACGGACCTGCACCACCTCCTGCACTGCGGCATCGAGCGGACTCCCTCGGGCAAAtagggccccgcgccgcccccgccgctgccgctgccgccgggacTGGGGTGCTGCCGGCCGGGTTTCAGGAACGCCGGGTTGCCTGTCCCCTCGccctgcccgccgctccggctggcacggggcggctcggccccggcgccccgtccGCCCCGTGTCCTCTCCGGGCTGGGTCCGGGGGTGCGTCCGCCCCGGGGCGtccccgggaggcggcgggacgGAGGCGCGGACGGTGGGCACGGCcggaggcagagcagggcccccggCACCCGCCCAGGACCGGGAGGCGCCTTGGGGCCACCTGGCCGGGGTGGCaccggggaggtggggggggtcccggtgccccccGCCGGGACATGGGGCGCAGAGCGGGGacacggccggggggggggaccagACGCGCGTTGGTCGCTGGCTCTGCGCTGCCGTTCGGCGGGATGCTGTGAAGGCGGCGGGtgcgggggggggctgctccctaCGTGCCATCCGTAGGGGACAGGGCgccccttgtcccccccccccagccccgttgtcaccccctgcccagtgccagcagggagggggcagcgcggcgggggggtCTCCGGCACCCACAGCCCCTCGGTGCCGGGGCCACCCCAGCACCTCTAAAGCACAGCCCGGGTGCCGGCACGAGCCCTGGGTGCCCCGGCAGGGTGCCGGTGCCTGGGcacctctccccccgccccccggttTGGCTTCCCCGGAGCAGGGGGGGGTCCCCGCCGAGCCCACTCTCTGCTGGCACAGGGTGCCCTTTCGGTGCCACCTCCGCAGGCTGGAGAGGGGCAGCGGGGGGGTTTGGGGGATGGAgccggcggtgggggggggggtccgcacCCCCTGCATCCGCCCCGGCCTCTCCGCGGAGGCGCTGAGGTTACCCACGAGCGAGGTTACGGCTCCCACGggtgccccccggcccggccaccCCGCCGAGctcggcggcggagggggggggccCCCGCGGCGTTCCCCCCTCCCTGCTGTAAATAGGGTGCCGGAGCgtggcggtgccggcggcggcggtgcccgcAGCGGCGCCCGGGCCCccaccgccccgcgccggccaTGCATGCGACAGCAGTGACTCCTCTGTATAACCCCGGAGCCCCCCCAATAAACTCCCGTCTGCAGGAGGCGagtcctcgccgccgccgccgccgccgccgccgccgcctcggcccctTCCgtccccgcggcagcccgggTCGGGGGCGTCTTGCAaacggagccggggggggagcgAAGCGGGGGCCCACGGTGGCTCGGGGCCAAGCCGGGCATCAGCCCCCGCGCAGAGCCACGGCCTGCGGCTgagcccggccccacggcgcatCCGCAGGGATGCGGTAAGGAGCCAGCGGCACGGGGCCGCGGGGTGGTGCCCACCCGGGTGTCCCCGTGCCGGCGCCCCACGGCTCGTCCCTGCCGTCCCCGGGCTcagcccgtcccccccccccccccaggccctgctgtgcCTCCAGGCCGTGGCACGCGGGGGGGGCGAAGCGGGTCCCCGCGCTGGGAACCACCTCCTGCCCCCGGCTCCGCATCCCGCCGCAACGGAAAGCACCGGCCCGGCAATTTGCCTGCGTCGGCACCGGGCTCCGCAGCATCCCGGCAGCATGGAAATGGGGATGGCTGCATCCCCGCCGGCAGCGGTGCCGGCTCCCTGCCAGCAGCCGGCACCGCCGGCAGGTGCTGCCGGGGCGCTTAGGAGAGCGGGCCAAGGGATCCCATCCGTCGCCTGGGGGTGCTGAGGCTTCTTTGGGGGGGTCCTGGCGGGGGGCTGAGGGGATGCTCGGGAGCAGCTCGGGGCTGGGTCTGCGGGGGCCGGGAGCGTGCAAACACCCCCTCGGgcaggctccccccccccccccatgcacaccTCCCCCCCCGTGTGCAATCACACCCCCTgcacacgcacccccccccccttgtggACACCCCCCCCCTTGCACACTCGCACCGCATGCACCCCCCGGTGCACTCACACCCCCCCGGTGCTCCCAATCACACCCCTGGGCACCCGCGAGCACCCGCTCCGAGCCCACCCGAGCAGGTGGGCAGAAACCCTCCGGCGCAGCGGCCGGCCCTCccgcggctccccggctcccAGCCCGGCTCCCGTGCAACGAATTCCTCCGTGCTCAATTTGCAGCCGCCATCTGCCACGGCTCATTACCCGCCCGGAGCCACCCGCGGGGCTTCGCTGCcagcgcggcggctccggctctgccACTGCGGCACCCGGTGGGTCGCGGCCAGCTGCCTGGAGGGAGCCGCGGGCGGCTGAGCGCATCCTGCTCCctgcaaagcgccgtgcctcggtttcccccagCGGTACGAGACGACCAGCGGGAGCCCGTGTGGGGACGTACAGCGCCGTGCACAAGCATCCCCTTCCCCCGGCACCCAGGCAAGGGCTCcttgctcgggggggggggtgatggggcaccccgagccccccccccagcGTGCCCAGGCAATGCAGCCCCCCGTGATTCCCCCGCCCGCTGTATCCCAGAGCCCCCCCAGCTCCAgatggccctgagcaccctgcacCCgcggctgcacccaggccccCCCGGGCGGCACCGTGCGAGCCGGCACCGCTTGCGAAGGAGGCGATTTCTCAACCGGGCACGTGAGGAAGAGCCACGAACCGCCCCAGGAGAAAAGCCGACGGGCGGCCAAGGAGGAAGGACCAGCCCCGGAGAAGCCGAGCCTGATGCCGGCAAAGGTAATGGCAGGGACCGGCCGGGCTGGGAGCGGGGACGGCCAAGGcgcggggggggacacgggggtggtGGCCTCCTCGCCGCTTGCGGACGAAGCCTGGCAGCCACGAGAGGGGTGGACGGAGGGGCCGCGGGGTGGAAAAGCGGCAGGGGAGAGACGTGGATCTTGCGCAAGCGCGGGCCGGCGCCTCCCGGCAGCCGCTGAGCACCGGCACCCGCAGGCCAtggcgctgccgctgctgctgccgctgctgctgctgccgccgctgccccggggcgcCGCGACGGCGCCGTGCCCGCCGCAGCCCAACGCCACCCGCTTCGTGTGCACGGAGCCCACGCTGCGCGCcttccccgcggggctgccgcccgccaccGTGGCCGTCTCGGTGGAGTTCACGGCCCTGGGCCGCCTGGCGCCCGACgccctggcagcgctgccccggctgcGGGAGCTGCACCTCGCCGGCAACCGCCTGCGCGccctgcccgcggggctgctgcggccCGTGCCCGCCCTGCGCGTCCTCGACCTGACGGGCAACGCGCTGGCCGACCTGCCGCCCGCCCTCttcgccggcgcccgccgcctgcGGCACCTGGTGCTGCGCGCCAAccggctgcgggcgctgcggcCGCCCTGGTTCGGGCGCCTGGCCCGGCTGCGCTGGCTCGACCTGGCGGAGAACCGGCTGGCGGAGGTGCCGCCGGGCGCCTTGGGGCCGCTGCGCTCGCTGCGAAGCCTCGACCTGGCCCGCAACCGGCTGGAGCGGCTGCCGCCGCAGCTGCTGGCCGGGCTGCCGGCGTTGCGCAGGCTCAACCTGGAGGGCAACcggctgcgggcgctgccggccgccCTCTTCGCCCCGACGCCGGCGCTGGGCTACCTCTTCCTGCAGCGCAACGGGCTGcgcgcgctgcccgccggcgtCTTCGGGCCGCTGCGGCGCCTCCGCGTCCTCGACCTGGCGCGCAACGAGCTGCGGGCGCTGGAGCTGCCGCCGCacgccggccgccgcgcgctgGCCCTCGACATCTCGGGCAACCCCTGGGCCTGCGAGTGccggctgctggccctgctgcggcgggcggcccccgcgctcgccgccagccccg
This is a stretch of genomic DNA from Apteryx mantelli isolate bAptMan1 chromosome 30, bAptMan1.hap1, whole genome shotgun sequence. It encodes these proteins:
- the LRG1 gene encoding leucine-rich alpha-2-glycoprotein produces the protein MPAKAMALPLLLPLLLLPPLPRGAATAPCPPQPNATRFVCTEPTLRAFPAGLPPATVAVSVEFTALGRLAPDALAALPRLRELHLAGNRLRALPAGLLRPVPALRVLDLTGNALADLPPALFAGARRLRHLVLRANRLRALRPPWFGRLARLRWLDLAENRLAEVPPGALGPLRSLRSLDLARNRLERLPPQLLAGLPALRRLNLEGNRLRALPAALFAPTPALGYLFLQRNGLRALPAGVFGPLRRLRVLDLARNELRALELPPHAGRRALALDISGNPWACECRLLALLRRAAPALAASPAARCASPAALRGRPVATAVALAGACEATSAPCCSSPALPSSPRETEAGSTAE